From the Acinetobacter wanghuae genome, one window contains:
- a CDS encoding tetratricopeptide repeat protein yields MKVQIVYLLLAATLLSGSAAISAKTIQEPFIPAIAGLQSKAMLLGFAKNQYDLGMAYYDETKIPRNTAKAIEWLTLASEKNYAPAKVTLAKMLLTGDGVKPNQALAMQLLQQAVGQGDEQAKQILKNIANVSAASQQYSAVDQTLLCKGWHTQNMTIPFFLEQLSRDDVEGKAHKNIETQLKQNYIQQDVYKYYPEYKDAEGDIPYIQIFLPKNVNTSLFNKIELTNHYGYGFNFEGTIRPSESIEKLKKLIEDRDKIQLKQLNAEQFNRDLRQMNLFHSRQNYDAAGKITEKLTAQFQNSYLIHKDNLQSLYFASKPRDADNYFWEFIYLTKLKNGNVQMICGVTS; encoded by the coding sequence ATGAAAGTTCAGATCGTTTATTTGCTATTAGCGGCGACGTTATTGAGTGGTTCTGCAGCCATCTCTGCAAAGACCATACAAGAGCCTTTTATCCCAGCGATAGCAGGACTGCAAAGTAAAGCAATGCTATTAGGCTTTGCTAAAAACCAATACGATTTAGGGATGGCATATTATGATGAGACTAAAATTCCAAGAAATACAGCGAAGGCGATTGAATGGCTCACCCTTGCTAGTGAAAAAAATTATGCTCCTGCCAAAGTGACACTGGCGAAAATGCTTTTAACTGGCGATGGTGTAAAACCGAATCAGGCATTAGCGATGCAACTGCTGCAACAAGCAGTTGGGCAAGGGGATGAACAAGCCAAACAAATATTAAAGAACATAGCTAATGTTTCGGCAGCTTCTCAACAGTATTCAGCGGTTGATCAGACTTTATTGTGTAAGGGCTGGCATACCCAAAATATGACAATTCCTTTCTTTTTAGAGCAACTGTCTCGAGATGACGTTGAAGGGAAAGCACATAAGAATATAGAAACACAGCTAAAGCAAAATTATATACAGCAAGATGTTTATAAATACTATCCAGAATATAAAGATGCTGAAGGTGACATACCTTATATACAAATATTTTTGCCTAAAAATGTGAATACGTCATTATTTAATAAAATTGAGTTAACCAATCATTATGGCTATGGCTTTAATTTTGAAGGAACCATTAGACCGAGTGAAAGTATTGAGAAGTTGAAAAAACTTATCGAAGATCGAGATAAAATTCAGTTAAAGCAACTTAATGCTGAACAATTCAATCGTGATTTAAGACAGATGAACTTATTTCATTCACGACAAAATTATGACGCTGCAGGGAAAATAACAGAAAAATTAACAGCGCAATTCCAAAACTCTTATCTTATACACAAGGATAACCTGCAATCACTATATTTTGCTTCCAAACCTCGTGATGCAGATAATTACTTTTGGGAGTTTATCTATTTAACCAAGCTGAAAAATGGCAATGTACAAATGATTTGCGGTGTTACTTCGTAA
- a CDS encoding NADP-dependent isocitrate dehydrogenase, with protein MAGGKSTIIYTLTDEAPLLATYSLLPIIETFTKPAGVEIVKSDISVAIRVLSEFSDCLTEAQKVPDNLAELGRLTQDPDTNIIKLPNISASVGQLTACIKELQSKGYALPDYPENPTTEEEKSIKTRYSKCLGSAVNPVLREGNSDRRAPAAVKNYVKKHPHSMTEWKQWSQTHVSHMDEGDFYHGEKSMTLDRARNVKMELITNSGKTIVLKEKVALKDGEIIDSMFMSKKALCDFYEKELDDCKEAGILFSLHVKATMMKVSHPIVFGHCVRIYYKEAFEKHAKLFEELGINVNNGMAGLYEKIETLPTSQREEIIRDLHACQEHRPALAMVDSAKGITNFHSPNDVIVDASMPAMIRGGGKMWGADGKPYDCKAVMPESTFARIYQEMINFCKWNGNFDPQTMGTVPNVGLMAQKAEEYGSHDKTFEISEAGIANITDLETGEVLMSQNVEEGDIWRMCQVKDAPIRDWVKLAVTRARNSGMPAIFWLDPYRPHENELIKKVEKYLKDHDTEGLDIQIMSQVRAMRYTLERVARGLDTISVTGNILRDYLTDLFPIMELGTSAKMLSIVPLMAGGGMYETGAGGSAPKHVQQLVEENHLRWDSLGEFMALAVSLEEMGIKENNERTKLLAKTLDQATGKLLDNDKSPSRRTGELDNRGSHFYLAKFWAEELANQDQDAELKAKFAPLAKTLAENEDKIVAELAEVQGKPVDIGGYYAVDQEKVNAVMRPSATLNAALASVQ; from the coding sequence ATGGCTGGTGGAAAGTCAACAATCATTTACACACTGACCGACGAGGCGCCATTGTTGGCGACTTACTCGCTACTGCCGATTATTGAGACCTTTACTAAGCCGGCTGGCGTTGAGATTGTTAAAAGTGACATCTCTGTTGCTATTCGCGTGCTTTCAGAATTCTCAGATTGCTTAACTGAAGCACAAAAGGTTCCTGATAACCTTGCTGAGCTTGGTCGTCTTACACAAGACCCAGACACTAATATTATTAAACTCCCAAATATCAGTGCATCTGTTGGTCAATTGACAGCGTGTATTAAAGAACTTCAGTCTAAAGGCTATGCACTTCCAGACTATCCTGAAAATCCAACGACTGAAGAAGAAAAATCAATCAAGACTCGCTATAGCAAATGTCTTGGTTCTGCTGTAAACCCAGTATTACGTGAAGGTAACTCAGACCGTCGTGCACCAGCAGCAGTTAAAAACTATGTGAAAAAACACCCACACTCAATGACTGAGTGGAAGCAATGGTCACAAACTCACGTGTCACACATGGATGAAGGCGACTTCTACCATGGTGAAAAATCAATGACGCTTGACCGTGCTCGCAATGTAAAAATGGAACTTATCACAAATAGTGGTAAAACTATTGTTCTTAAAGAAAAAGTTGCGCTTAAAGACGGCGAAATCATTGATTCAATGTTCATGAGCAAGAAAGCACTTTGCGACTTCTACGAAAAAGAATTAGATGATTGTAAAGAAGCAGGCATTTTGTTCTCTTTACACGTAAAAGCAACCATGATGAAAGTGTCACATCCGATCGTGTTCGGTCACTGTGTCCGCATCTACTATAAAGAAGCGTTTGAAAAACACGCGAAATTGTTTGAAGAACTTGGCATTAACGTGAATAACGGTATGGCAGGTCTTTACGAAAAAATCGAGACTTTACCAACGTCTCAACGTGAAGAAATCATCCGTGATTTACACGCATGCCAAGAACACCGTCCTGCTTTAGCGATGGTTGACTCTGCAAAAGGTATTACTAATTTCCATTCACCAAATGACGTGATTGTAGATGCATCTATGCCTGCAATGATTCGTGGTGGCGGTAAAATGTGGGGTGCTGACGGCAAACCTTACGACTGTAAAGCAGTCATGCCTGAATCTACATTTGCGCGTATTTACCAAGAAATGATCAATTTCTGTAAATGGAATGGTAATTTCGATCCACAAACCATGGGTACTGTACCGAACGTTGGTTTGATGGCGCAAAAAGCGGAAGAATACGGTTCACACGACAAAACCTTTGAAATTTCTGAAGCGGGTATTGCCAACATCACTGACCTTGAAACAGGTGAAGTGTTGATGTCACAAAACGTGGAAGAAGGCGATATCTGGCGTATGTGTCAGGTGAAAGATGCTCCGATCCGTGACTGGGTAAAACTTGCGGTAACTCGCGCACGTAACTCTGGCATGCCGGCAATCTTCTGGTTAGACCCGTACCGTCCACACGAAAATGAATTGATCAAGAAAGTTGAAAAATACTTGAAAGATCATGACACTGAAGGTCTAGATATCCAAATCATGTCACAAGTACGTGCAATGCGTTATACGCTTGAACGTGTTGCGCGTGGTCTAGATACCATCTCTGTGACTGGTAACATCTTACGTGACTACTTAACAGACTTGTTCCCAATTATGGAATTGGGTACTTCTGCGAAAATGTTGTCGATCGTTCCGTTAATGGCGGGCGGTGGTATGTACGAAACTGGCGCAGGCGGTTCTGCACCTAAACACGTACAACAGCTTGTAGAAGAAAACCACTTACGTTGGGATTCTCTTGGTGAGTTCATGGCACTAGCGGTATCGTTAGAAGAAATGGGCATCAAAGAAAACAACGAACGTACGAAGCTACTTGCGAAAACACTGGATCAAGCAACAGGTAAACTTCTTGATAACGACAAGTCTCCATCACGTCGTACAGGTGAGCTTGATAACCGTGGCAGTCACTTCTACCTTGCAAAATTCTGGGCAGAAGAGCTTGCAAACCAAGATCAAGATGCTGAGTTGAAAGCGAAGTTTGCACCACTTGCAAAAACACTTGCTGAAAATGAAGACAAGATCGTTGCTGAGCTTGCTGAAGTTCAAGGCAAACCTGTTGATATCGGTGGTTATTACGCTGTAGATCAAGAGAAAGTAAATGCAGTAATGCGTCCAAGCGCAACATTGAACGCAGCGCTTGCTTCTGTACAATAA
- a CDS encoding TonB-dependent receptor family protein: protein MKKHSLGFKQPVLVSMLMAAYSNSTYAQDFEQHPSHAQNIQLAPLLITVDAESNEDASTQKLQRVAGATNMISSQDIKQNRLANTEDILKLQPGIYAKSAGNEGVKVSIRGSGINRAPGAHASGVFVLLDDIPFTGPGGTPYELLEPLWLSRAEVYRGANGFDVGALALGGAINYQTHTGLDAKKLQLRTEIGGHGYQRYALSSGQQIDDLDYYISLNTSRYDGYQNHAAGDSQGVAANVGYQISPEIETRFYLRYRETEHQTPGRLTKDQIENAPQSANPNNLEWDAKRIQPGSTWFANKTTFKLKDDAELVASLAYHNYPMDLQESPYRVDVTYSDVTASLNYKKPHVLFDRESIFKILLRSTTHRPDTGVIESLRSDLNGFEAGTVTRKFTYRGSDNVLQFSHDLALTQDLHLQTGLAAIYTHRESEVYYPYTGEKLSEYDWNFAPRLGLLYALTPTLQLYSNVSRSIEPAHPWSMIWGSNQYFPDNSGAATDRQRAPIHLDTQTAQTVEFGGRGESRFGQWDLSYYYAKVKNELLNVEISQEPSSVIAESNASDTIHQGVEFGLISPLFSSEQWGDLSFRQAYTYSDFHYKNDPIFGKNQLAGLPKHLYQAQLKFDFPQGFYAAIDAEYRSELPVDYANSFKADAYTLWGASLGYQAADQQWNAWLDFKNLSNTRYAATVTPGYDDAGKDIARSTSGESFSTYAGITFNF from the coding sequence ATGAAGAAACATTCATTGGGATTTAAGCAACCGGTTTTGGTCAGCATGTTGATGGCAGCCTACTCAAATTCAACGTATGCACAGGATTTTGAACAGCATCCAAGTCATGCGCAAAATATTCAGTTAGCACCACTCTTGATTACAGTGGATGCTGAAAGTAATGAAGATGCATCCACTCAAAAATTACAACGTGTTGCCGGTGCAACCAATATGATTTCGTCTCAAGACATTAAGCAAAATAGGCTTGCAAACACAGAAGATATTTTAAAATTACAGCCCGGGATTTATGCCAAATCTGCAGGCAACGAGGGTGTTAAGGTGTCGATTCGTGGTTCAGGGATTAACCGTGCACCGGGTGCACATGCATCGGGTGTATTTGTACTATTAGATGACATTCCATTTACGGGACCCGGCGGCACACCGTATGAGCTACTCGAGCCGCTTTGGTTAAGTCGTGCTGAGGTTTATCGTGGGGCAAATGGTTTTGATGTAGGTGCATTGGCATTGGGTGGTGCAATTAACTATCAAACACATACAGGTTTAGATGCTAAAAAACTTCAGTTACGCACGGAGATCGGCGGTCATGGCTACCAAAGATATGCCTTAAGCTCAGGGCAGCAAATAGATGACTTAGATTATTATATCTCACTCAATACATCACGTTATGATGGATATCAAAATCATGCAGCAGGCGATAGTCAGGGGGTTGCTGCAAATGTAGGCTATCAAATCAGCCCAGAAATCGAAACACGCTTTTATTTACGTTATAGAGAAACGGAACATCAAACACCCGGTCGTTTAACTAAAGATCAAATTGAAAATGCCCCACAGAGTGCCAATCCAAATAACTTAGAATGGGATGCTAAACGTATTCAACCGGGGAGTACGTGGTTTGCCAATAAAACCACTTTTAAGCTAAAAGATGATGCTGAATTGGTGGCAAGTTTGGCGTATCACAACTATCCCATGGATTTACAAGAAAGCCCATATCGTGTTGATGTGACCTATTCAGATGTAACGGCAAGTTTAAATTATAAAAAACCTCATGTATTATTTGATCGAGAGAGTATTTTCAAAATTTTACTCAGAAGTACCACACATCGACCTGATACGGGCGTAATCGAGTCTTTACGGTCTGACCTGAATGGTTTTGAGGCAGGCACTGTAACTCGTAAATTTACCTATCGTGGCTCAGATAATGTCTTACAGTTCAGTCATGATTTAGCATTAACGCAAGATCTGCATTTACAAACGGGATTAGCTGCTATTTATACGCATAGGGAAAGTGAGGTTTACTATCCATATACAGGTGAGAAATTAAGTGAATATGATTGGAATTTTGCACCACGTTTAGGGCTACTTTATGCACTAACTCCAACGCTACAGCTTTATAGTAATGTAAGTAGAAGTATTGAGCCTGCCCATCCTTGGTCAATGATTTGGGGCTCAAACCAATATTTCCCAGATAATAGTGGTGCTGCTACAGATCGACAACGCGCACCGATTCATTTAGATACCCAAACAGCACAAACGGTTGAATTTGGTGGGCGTGGTGAAAGTAGATTTGGGCAGTGGGATCTTAGTTATTATTATGCAAAAGTTAAAAATGAACTCCTAAATGTGGAAATTTCACAGGAACCATCATCGGTGATTGCAGAGTCGAATGCCTCCGATACCATCCATCAAGGCGTAGAGTTCGGCTTAATCAGTCCATTATTTTCGTCTGAACAATGGGGTGATTTATCATTCAGACAAGCATATACCTATAGCGATTTTCATTATAAAAATGATCCAATTTTTGGCAAGAATCAATTGGCTGGCTTGCCTAAACATCTTTACCAAGCACAGTTGAAATTTGATTTTCCTCAAGGCTTTTATGCAGCTATCGATGCCGAATATCGTTCAGAACTTCCCGTCGATTACGCTAACTCCTTTAAGGCAGATGCTTACACGCTTTGGGGCGCAAGTTTGGGCTATCAAGCTGCGGATCAGCAATGGAATGCATGGCTCGATTTTAAAAATCTGAGCAATACCCGCTATGCGGCAACAGTAACCCCAGGTTATGATGATGCAGGCAAAGATATTGCACGATCGACCTCAGGTGAAAGTTTTTCAACCTATGCGGGTATTACATTTAACTTCTAA
- a CDS encoding OsmC family protein, whose product MQTSVHWLENVAFEAKTQSGHSVIMDGSPEYGGENRGPRPMELLLTGLGGCASFDIVTILKKARQEITDVRCELKAERADTIPAVFTKIHLHFVITGKAVKEKQVAKAVELSAEKYCSASKMLMDGGVEISHDFEVLEAE is encoded by the coding sequence ATGCAAACAAGTGTTCATTGGCTAGAGAATGTTGCTTTCGAGGCAAAAACTCAAAGCGGTCATAGTGTTATCATGGATGGTTCACCTGAATACGGCGGTGAAAACCGTGGTCCACGTCCAATGGAACTCCTTTTGACTGGTCTTGGCGGTTGTGCGTCTTTTGACATTGTCACCATATTAAAAAAAGCGCGTCAAGAGATTACCGACGTACGTTGTGAACTAAAAGCAGAACGTGCCGATACCATTCCTGCGGTATTTACCAAAATCCATCTCCATTTTGTGATCACAGGTAAAGCGGTGAAAGAAAAACAAGTGGCAAAAGCCGTGGAACTTTCAGCTGAAAAATATTGCTCTGCAAGTAAAATGCTGATGGATGGTGGTGTCGAAATTAGCCATGATTTTGAAGTTTTAGAAGCAGAATAA
- the crp gene encoding cAMP-activated global transcriptional regulator CRP encodes MTSNFSQLSTDALSPGQLPDSVKALLKRAYINRYPKRTTIIDAGSESKSLYLILKGSVSIILREDDEREIVVAYLNAGDFFGEMGLFESNPQRTAEVRTRDVCEIAEITYENFHELSKQYPDLSYAVFAQLVRRLKNTTRKVTDLAFIDVSGRIARCLIDLSAQPEAMILPNGRQIRITRQEIGRIVGCSREMVGRVLKTLEEQGMIETDGKAILIFDVSLEPADAATDELDDE; translated from the coding sequence ATGACATCAAATTTTTCACAACTAAGCACAGATGCACTTTCTCCGGGGCAACTTCCTGATTCGGTTAAAGCATTATTAAAACGTGCGTATATTAATCGTTATCCTAAACGTACAACTATTATCGATGCAGGGTCAGAGTCTAAATCTCTGTATTTAATTCTGAAGGGGTCTGTATCTATTATTCTTCGTGAAGACGACGAACGTGAAATTGTCGTTGCTTATTTGAATGCGGGTGACTTCTTTGGGGAAATGGGGTTATTCGAGTCAAATCCGCAACGTACAGCAGAAGTTCGAACCCGTGATGTCTGTGAAATTGCAGAAATCACTTACGAGAACTTCCACGAACTGAGCAAGCAATATCCTGATTTAAGTTATGCAGTATTTGCTCAGTTAGTCCGTCGTTTAAAAAATACCACACGTAAAGTCACGGATCTTGCATTTATTGATGTATCAGGTCGTATTGCACGTTGTTTAATTGACCTATCAGCGCAACCAGAAGCGATGATTCTGCCAAATGGACGCCAAATCCGTATTACCCGTCAAGAGATTGGTCGTATTGTGGGGTGTTCGCGTGAAATGGTCGGTCGTGTGTTAAAAACGCTTGAAGAGCAAGGCATGATTGAAACAGATGGTAAAGCCATTTTGATTTTTGATGTGTCACTAGAGCCAGCAGATGCAGCGACTGATGAGCTAGATGACGAATAA
- a CDS encoding NADP(H)-dependent aldo-keto reductase, which translates to MQFKPLADSGILVPEICLGTMTFGEQNTQQQAFEQLDYALDQGLNFWDTAEMYPVPPKPETQGSTEQIIGNWIAARGGRDKLILATKIAGPSQGGSHIRDGQTKFIASEIESALDQSLQRLQTDYIDLYQLHWPQRPVNFFGKLGYGNVEANSDREVTDLEETLVALSNEVKKGRIRHIGLSNETPWGTLKFLHLAEKHGLEKVVSVQNPYSLLNRTYEIGMSEIAKYEGVGLLAYSPLAFGYLTGKFRNGARPANARVTLYSRFSRYSNPESEWATEAYAQLAEKHGLSLTQLALAFIKQQFFVTSTIIGATNLDQLKENIQAFEINLSEEILQEIDAIHRQQPNPAP; encoded by the coding sequence ATGCAATTTAAACCATTGGCAGACTCAGGGATTTTAGTTCCAGAAATTTGTTTAGGCACCATGACATTTGGTGAACAAAACACCCAACAGCAAGCCTTTGAACAACTCGACTATGCCTTAGATCAAGGTTTAAATTTTTGGGATACGGCAGAAATGTATCCTGTACCACCAAAGCCTGAAACACAAGGTTCAACCGAACAGATCATCGGGAATTGGATTGCAGCACGTGGTGGACGTGACAAACTCATTTTAGCTACGAAAATTGCAGGACCTTCTCAAGGCGGAAGTCACATTCGTGATGGTCAAACCAAGTTTATTGCCAGTGAAATTGAATCTGCATTGGATCAATCTTTACAGCGCTTACAAACAGATTATATCGATTTATATCAATTGCATTGGCCACAGCGTCCAGTCAATTTCTTTGGTAAATTAGGTTATGGCAATGTTGAAGCCAACAGTGACCGTGAAGTGACAGATCTTGAAGAAACCTTAGTGGCGCTTAGCAATGAAGTGAAGAAAGGTCGTATCCGCCATATTGGTTTATCGAATGAAACGCCGTGGGGCACTTTAAAATTTTTACATTTGGCGGAAAAACATGGCTTGGAAAAAGTCGTCAGTGTTCAAAACCCATATAGTTTGCTAAATCGTACTTATGAAATTGGAATGTCCGAAATTGCCAAATATGAAGGTGTTGGATTACTCGCGTATTCGCCACTTGCATTTGGTTATCTAACGGGTAAATTCCGCAATGGAGCACGTCCTGCCAATGCGCGCGTGACCTTGTATTCTCGCTTTAGCCGTTATTCAAACCCTGAAAGTGAATGGGCAACGGAAGCATATGCACAATTGGCTGAAAAGCATGGTTTAAGCCTCACTCAATTGGCACTCGCATTTATTAAACAGCAGTTCTTTGTGACCAGTACCATTATTGGTGCGACCAACTTAGATCAATTGAAAGAAAATATTCAGGCATTTGAGATCAATTTATCTGAAGAGATTCTGCAAGAAATTGATGCCATTCATCGCCAACAACCGAATCCAGCACCCTAG